The genomic DNA ACGCATCATGGCCTCAGCACAGGATATCGCCGGCGTCTCTGCCCACAGCAAGCAGCTCGAAGTCTCTGCCAGTCTGGGTCTGTCAACGTCGCCCACAGCCACTTTCCAgtcccccccttccagctTTGCTGGTGCTGCGTTGACCCGGAGACCTGCCCCCAAGCTTCTGAAACCCTTCGACACACAGGATATCAAGATCCTGCTTCTCGAGAATGTAAACCAGACCGGCAAGGACATCCTTACCGAACAGGGCTACCAGGTCGAGGCTCTCAAGACCTCCTTGCCCGAAGACCAGCTCATCGAGAAGATCCGGTAGGCGCCTTCCCTTGCACCATAGCTCAACAAGCAAACCGAGAGGAGAACACTTGTGCTCATACCAAATAACTCGTCAGGGACGTGCATGTCATTGGCATTCGCTCCAAGACCAAGTTAACCGAGAAGGTCCTGCGCGAAGCCAAGAACTTGCTTGTCATTGGTTGCTTCTGCATCGGCACCAACCAGGTTGATCTCGAATATGCTGCTGCCCACGGTATTGCCGTCTTCAATTCTCCCTTCGCCAACTCGCGCAGTGTCGCGGAGCTTGTCATTGCCGAGATCATCACTCTGGCCCGTCAGCTCGGTGACCGTTCCAACGAAATGCACCGGGGCACATGGAACAAGGTCAGCGCTAAGTGCTGGGAAATCCGCGGGAAAACTCTTGGTATGTGTGCTCTCTATTCGCCGTATCAACCCAGTGACTGGCTAGACTGACTTGCGACCAGGCATTGTCGGTTATGGCCACATTGGCTCTCAGTTGTCCGTTttggccgaggccatgggCATGAACGTTGTGTACTATGATACCGTCAACCTCATGGCCCTAGGTACCTCGAGACAAGTGCCCACCCTAGAAAACttgctcgaggaggccgactTTGTCACCCTGCACGTGCCGGAGCTCCCAGAGACCAAGAACATGATTTCCACTGCTCAGCTagagaagatgaagaccGGCGCTTACCTTATCAATGCCAGCCGTGGCAGCGTCGTTGATATACAGGCTCTTATCAACGCCATGCGCTCCGGCAAGATTGCTGGCGCTGCTCTCGACGTCTACCCCAATGAGCCGGCAGCCAATGGCGACTACTTCAACAGCTCGCTCAACTCATGGGGCGAGGACCTGCGTAGCTTGAACAACATCATCTTGACACCCCACATTGGTGGTTCGACTGAGGAGGCTCAGCGAGCTATCGGTGTCGAAGGTAAAACAATCTCATTGTGATATCAGATCTGCGTCGATGCTGACCTGAACCAGTTGCCGAGGCGCTCGTGCGCTACATTAACCAGGGTGTCACCCTCAACAGTGTGAACTTGCCCGAGGTCAACCTGAGATCGCTGACTCTGGACGAGCCTGAACACGCTCGTGTAAGTATTCATTGGTGTAGAATGTGTGCCGGCCTAGCTTACTGAGGCAAACAGGTCATCTACATTCACCGAAACGTTCCTGGTGTCTTGCGCAGAGGTAAATAATGACAACAGcttcggccttggccttAATATTTGCTAACTAGTGACAGTCAACGAGATTCTTGGCAACCACAACGTCGACAAACAAATTTCCGACAGCAAGGGCGATGTTAGTCTCACGCCAAAAGTCAGCCCGGAGCAAGGTCTCGTTGCTAACATGGAGATAGATTGCCTACCTGATGGCCGATGTCAGCAGTGTCAAGACCGACGACATCAAGGAGATTTCCGATGGACTGGATTCTCTCAGCTGTGAGTGCCAGGGATTACTCCCGTGAGGATAAAGACGAACTTGCTGACACACACATGACAGCGCGCATTTTGACCCGTGTTCTGTACTAGGATTGGACATGGCAATTATGGCACTGGGGTGAAGGGGCGTTGCGTTGGAGAATTTGGATTCATGATagcggcgggcgaggctTTGCAGTGCAAGACATCACTTCAACATGTCGGCAGGGCCCCTGAACGCTTTGGCAATTGGAGTACCGGAATTCACATCAACTTGAAGACATACAAAAGTAGGCCGGTATACATATACAAGAAGCGGCCGGATTGGGCAGAGCAGATAAAAAATTAAAAATTTGAAGTCGGTTGGGAAGCTTACCGGGTTGGACGCGTTAGTAACAAGCGTCGCGTTTTGGATACTCCGATGCAGGACGACTGACCCTTGTTGATCCACTGCGAAGATGCTAGCATTATGTAACAGTCAGTACTTACGGATACAATGGGGAGTGAAGGTATGACAAAGCTATCTTGTAGCTGAAGCGTCTTAGTACTGGAGTCGTGTGTAGGTGCTGGGGAAGAGTCGATGGGATCGCAAGGCGGTGAGGGAGCGGGAGAAGCATCAAGGACCTATCAAATGCAGGGATCAACCAGCCCAAGTTGATAGGGGCAGGCAAGAGCGGAAATTGTGGTGATGCAGCGGATCCGAGCCCGGACCTTGGACCGGGCGGCCTGGCCACCATACGGCATGAGCCATATCCCATCTCCATGTCTGACGCGGGTGTACGTTTGCCAAGAGTAGCCAGTGCATGGCCGGTGTGGTTCAAGAGCCATGCGTCAGTCAGGCCACGTCCACTTGACTTGAAAGGGGGGAGAAAAACAGAGAGTTGCCAATAGAGAAGCAGTCGGGATCAACGGCGAATAAGTACGAGATAGGAGTGCTACACATGGCGGAGAGCACCGCCCCCTGGACGTCCTGAACTGAGATGAGATTATAATATCGGTACAGATACAACGGGAGGAGGGCGCGCAACCTTCCTCGGGGGGTGGGGCGAGGATggggggaagaaagaaaagggggccTTGAGAAGT from Colletotrichum higginsianum IMI 349063 chromosome 3, whole genome shotgun sequence includes the following:
- a CDS encoding D-isomer specific 2-hydroxyacid dehydrogenase, with protein sequence MASAQDIAGVSAHSKQLEVSASLGLSTSPTATFQSPPSSFAGAALTRRPAPKLLKPFDTQDIKILLLENVNQTGKDILTEQGYQVEALKTSLPEDQLIEKIRDVHVIGIRSKTKLTEKVLREAKNLLVIGCFCIGTNQVDLEYAAAHGIAVFNSPFANSRSVAELVIAEIITLARQLGDRSNEMHRGTWNKVSAKCWEIRGKTLGIVGYGHIGSQLSVLAEAMGMNVVYYDTVNLMALGTSRQVPTLENLLEEADFVTLHVPELPETKNMISTAQLEKMKTGAYLINASRGSVVDIQALINAMRSGKIAGAALDVYPNEPAANGDYFNSSLNSWGEDLRSLNNIILTPHIGGSTEEAQRAIGVEVAEALVRYINQGVTLNSVNLPEVNLRSLTLDEPEHARVIYIHRNVPGVLRRVNEILGNHNVDKQISDSKGDIAYLMADVSSVKTDDIKEISDGLDSLSSRILTRVLY